In one Polaribacter sp. ALD11 genomic region, the following are encoded:
- a CDS encoding sodium:solute symporter: MNSTIILLIIVSYFGVLMLISHFTSKNTSDDSFYTGDRKSPWQVVAFGMIGAVMSGVTFVSIPGMVSNNYFYYLQFVFGNVVGYVFITYVLIPIYYNLKLVSIYSYLETRFGPRTYKTGSLFFLISQSFGAALRLLLAAKILQYAVFDAFNIPFYATVIIILILIWMYTNKSGIKTIVWTDTLQTFFLLMAAIVSIFIIKDALDLSVSETITSITDHKYFKVFNWDFNSGSNFFKQFISGILIAVAMVGLDQNMMQKTLTCKNKKEAQRNILTFSLFLALAQFLFLGLGVMLYLYAEKFGIQLEMENGKFINTDNLFPMLSLGNFGTVAAVSFILGITAASFSSVDSSLTALTTSFTVDFLDVKNKNSKEKKRLKNYVLLGFSVIIFIIIMLFSESKGDVITTIFKVAGYTYGPLLGLYLLGIFTKINIKDTVVPYVCILMPLLTYYLNYIVKEKFSFDLGFMNILLNASLTILSLILTRNKND, translated from the coding sequence TGACGATTCCTTTTATACAGGAGACAGAAAATCTCCTTGGCAAGTCGTTGCTTTTGGGATGATTGGCGCCGTTATGTCTGGTGTAACATTTGTTTCTATACCAGGAATGGTAAGTAATAATTACTTTTATTATTTACAATTCGTTTTCGGAAACGTAGTGGGTTATGTGTTTATAACTTACGTGTTAATTCCCATCTATTACAATTTAAAACTGGTTTCGATATACAGTTATTTAGAAACCAGATTCGGACCAAGAACGTATAAGACAGGTTCTTTATTTTTCTTGATTTCGCAATCTTTTGGTGCAGCATTAAGATTGTTGCTAGCAGCAAAAATTTTACAATATGCAGTTTTCGATGCGTTTAATATTCCTTTTTATGCAACCGTAATTATCATATTAATCTTAATATGGATGTACACCAATAAATCTGGAATTAAAACCATTGTTTGGACGGATACTTTACAAACCTTCTTTTTATTAATGGCTGCAATCGTATCTATATTTATTATAAAAGACGCTTTAGATTTAAGCGTTTCAGAAACGATAACTTCTATTACAGATCATAAATATTTTAAGGTTTTTAATTGGGATTTTAATTCGGGAAGTAACTTTTTTAAACAGTTTATTTCTGGAATTTTGATTGCTGTAGCTATGGTTGGTTTAGATCAAAATATGATGCAAAAAACCTTAACCTGTAAAAATAAAAAGGAAGCACAACGTAATATATTAACATTCAGTTTGTTTTTAGCCTTGGCTCAATTTCTTTTTTTAGGTTTAGGTGTGATGCTTTATTTGTACGCAGAAAAATTCGGAATTCAGTTAGAAATGGAGAACGGAAAGTTTATCAATACAGATAATTTATTTCCAATGCTTTCTCTTGGAAATTTTGGAACTGTAGCAGCGGTTAGTTTTATTTTAGGAATAACTGCGGCTTCATTTTCTAGTGTAGATTCATCATTAACAGCACTAACAACATCTTTTACAGTAGATTTTTTAGATGTGAAAAATAAGAATTCAAAAGAAAAAAAACGACTTAAAAATTACGTGTTACTTGGTTTTTCTGTGATCATTTTTATCATCATAATGTTGTTTTCAGAAAGTAAAGGAGATGTAATTACAACAATATTTAAAGTTGCAGGCTATACGTATGGTCCGTTATTGGGGCTCTATTTGTTGGGTATTTTTACTAAAATAAATATAAAAGATACAGTAGTACCTTATGTCTGTATTTTAATGCCATTGCTAACTTATTATTTAAACTACATCGTTAAAGAAAAATTTTCTTTCGATTTAGGCTTTATGAATATATTATTAAACGCATCATTAACAATTTTAAGTTTAATCCTCACACGAAATAAAAATGATTAA